CATCCCGCCCACCAAACAGAATGAAGAAATGAAAACGATCCTTCAGCTCCGGGATGACACGGCGTTCAAGCCCTCCGGCTCTGCGGACGAACTGCCGCATGCGGAACGCCAGCACATGCTGCAAGCCATTAAAAAAGCCATTGCCAAGCTTCCCGTGGTCATCATGGCCGCCGTCCTAGCGGTGGCCCTGGCTGGAACAGCCGTAAACGCGGAGGAAGCGGACAACCTGGGCGTACAGGCCTACGAGCAGGGGGAATACGCAAAAGCCGCGGACTATTTCAGCAAGGAAAGCGCCAACCCGGACCTCTCCAGGGCGGAACGCGCCTATGCCTGCTTCGGCACCGGCAACGCCTACTACCGCATGAACAAGCCCGGACTGGCGGCTCTCAACTACCGCCGCGCTCTGGAGCTATCCCCCTACTTCACGGAGGCCAGATACAACCTGGAATTCATTGAACGCAAGGAAGGCGCCATCCTGCCGCCGGACACCACGGAAAACCAGTGGCTCACCTACCTCAGCCATGATGCGCTGGGCCCGGTCTCCATCCTCTCCGGAGCGGTCATGCTCACCTTCCTGGCCCTCCTGACCGTCACCCGCAGGCACGGCGCGCTGCTGACCATCCTGGCCACCCTCAGCGGCCTGGTCACCGTGGCGGCCGTCATGAACTACATCATGTACCCGGAAACGCCGGAATCCGTCCCCGCGGACCGCCTTCTTGTCGTCACACAAAAGACGCCCGGCAGGCATGCGGCTGACCTGGCCAGCCCGGCCATCATCACCCTTCCGGAATCCACCCCGCTCATCCTGCGCGCGGAACGCGGCTCCTGGTACTATGCCAGCACCTTCCAGAACACGCCCGTCTGGATACCCAGGACGGACGCCCAGCCGCTGTAAAGCCGGCCGCACTTCCCCCTTGCAAAGGGCCGTTCTCCCGGACCCCGGCTTTCCGGAAGAACGGCCCTTGTCCATGCCTGAACGGAGCTACGCAGGCACACGGCAATGGCGATTTGAAGAACCGGGACATGTCCCGATGTCCAGGAACCGCTTTCACGGGAATTTCCATCTTTTTCTCCTCACCCATTTCCGGGCGGATGGAAGAAAACAAGGCGGAAACATCCGGAGGGGAAAAAATCCGGGAATGCCGGAAATCACCTGCTTTAAACAAAAAAAGTGAAGGGGAACTGACGGGTGAACCCGGCCTGTCCCGCTTCACTCGCAACCGTGCGGCGGCATGGTTTACCAGGAATCCAGATGCACTTTCCTGCCCGGAGGCGGAAAAGCCTCGTCCAGCAGCTCCACATCCCCCGCAGTCAACTTAACGGACAGGCTGTGGTAATTCTCCTGCACATGCGTGACGGAACCGGCCTTGGGAATGGCAATCATTCCGGGCATCCGCATAATCCAGGCCAGCGCGATCTGCACCGGGGTGGCCTCATGCTTCAGGGCCAGTTCCACCAGAACGGGATGGGTGCACAGACGCCCTTCATCCGCCGGAGAATAGGCCATTACGGGAATATGGCGTTCCCGGCACCAGGGCAGCAGGTCATACTCCACGCCGCGGTGGGACAAATTATAAAGAATCTGGTTGGCCGCGCAGCTCTTTCCTCCCGGTACGGCATAAAACCGTTCCATCTCCGCCACATCCATATTGCTGACGCCCCATGATTTGATTTTACCCTCCTGCTGCAACTCCAGCATGGAGGCCACCGTATCTTCAATGGGATGGGGACCGCCCCAGTGAAGCAGATATAAATCTATGAAATCCGTCTTCAGCTTCTTCAGGCTACGCTCACAGGCGGCCTTCGTCCCGGTTCTGCTGGCATTGCCTGGAAGCACCTTGCTCACTAGGAAAACGCGGTCGCGCAATCCGCGGATCGCCGCACCCACCAGGTCCTCGTTTCCGTACATTTCAGCCGTGTCAACCACGCTCATGCCCAGCTCAATGCCGGCGCGCAGCGCCTTGATCTCTTCGGCCTCCCTTAACGCCGACTTTCCCATCTTCCAGGTTCCCTGCCCCAGGGCGCAAACCTTCCGATGGTCCGGAAAAATCACTGAATGTTCCATTGCCGGTATTCTTTCTACCTGATCGTGCACGTTCATACTGTATAAACCTTTGACAACATTCAGAGAAAAAAGATCAAGAATAAGGACGTTTCCCTCATTCATCCCGGCCCCGGCTTATCCAGCGCCCCCGCTTCAGCGTGAAATAACGTACACGGAAATTTTTACACAACTTGCTTATAATAAAATAAACTTATTTCAAAACAGAACCACTCGGAACATGCCGCCGTAAACAGTTCCACGCCGCCGTCCTGTCATACCTGCCACCGGGCATGCATCTTCCGGCTGGTAAGGGCCTCGCTTTCCGCACGGTTCCGTCTCCCTCCAACGTGTTTAAATCCACGCACCCGTGAGGGTGCGACCCCTTGCCAGTCTGCAATGCACACGAAGCACTCGTGTTTCAATCCACGCACCCGTGAGGGTGCGACAGCTGCAAACGGGTAGGCCGCTCGCAAGTGCCGCTGTTTCAATCCACGCACCCGTGAGGGTGCGACGCCCACCTTGCTTAAAGAGGAAGCCTCGTCACTGGTTTCAATCCACGCACCCGTGAGGGTGCGACCTACCAGCGCAGCTGGATCACCAACGTGACGGAAGTTTCAATCCACGCACCCGTGAGGGTGCGACCTGCGCCCTGTGGACCATGTAGCGGGAATTCTCGGTTTCAATCCACGCACCCGTGAGGGTGCGACAGGGGATTCGTTAAAAGGGGCTGCTCCGTGCAGGTTTCAATCCACGCACCCGTGAGGGTGCGACGGCCTAAGGTCTTACAGGTTGAGCATCAATAACGCCGTGGGCGTTTTGCGCCAACCTCCCATGCCGGCGCATGGTTTCCAGGCCGTAAAGAAGAGATTATTGTTGTCAAGATAGGATTCCCAACGTCTTGCAGGAATCGCCGATGTCCCGGGAATTTCCTGTGAGCTTGGGGTTGGCGCAAGGGAGACCGGACGCTATGCTTTTTCTCCTGTAAAAAGCAGCCGCCTCCGGCAACCTGGGCCTGTGCACGATGCAGGAGCATCCTAACCCGCGCCCTTTCCTCCGTCCAGAACTTTGCACAGCCCTTGTCCCGGGAATACCGTTATTCCCCGCCCCGCCAGACAAAAAATATCCGGCTTTACATGATGCTCTTGCGCGTCCACTTGTTCAGGCTCAACAACCATACCAGCACCACGGAGATGACAGAGGCCATGCAGGCCAGCAGGGGAATTTTCACTGCCGAGGGGAGACCGCCCAGCCCGATGAAGTTCACGAAGTCATAGGAGCACTGGACAAAGAAGAAGTGGCACAGGTATACGCCGAAGGTCAGCGCCGCCAGACTGCTCAGCCACGGACGCGGCTTGATCCTGAGCCTGCTGACCATGGCAAAGATGGCGAAGGTCATCATGAAGACGTTGATGCCGGAGAAGTACCAGAGGACTTCCAGCTTGGAGTACTGGCCGGGGAAGTGCTTTTGAGTTTCGAGGAAGCCGAAGAATGTGATGGCAAAACCAACCAGGAACAGGGGAGCGGTGATGGCGAACATTTTTTTCCAGCTCCAGGCAAGGGGGTATTTAACCAGATAATGAGCCAGCACCATGTAACCCAGGAAGCCGGAAAAGTTATAGAACATGCCGTACGGGTTCCAGTCACAAACGCCCAGGATGCCCATGTTGCCGTAATTGCCTTCATAGCCCAGCGCCGGAGCCAGCATCTGGATGTAGGGGAGGGTCATGCTGAATATCCATATCCCCAGGAAGATTTTCACGTCTTTCCGTTTGGCCTGCGCCAGCCAGGCGCTCATGATGGGCATGAAGAGGTACAGGCCCACCAGCATGTATACGTACCACAGGGGGGTGGTGTCATAGTTGAAGTTGAACAGGAAGGTGTACAGTTTCTGAACGGTGGCGCCCCAGGTGTAGGTGTCCATCACGATGTTGGGGCTGGCCGTCTGCACGCCTGCGGCAAAGTAGCCGAAGTAGAACAGGGGGAGCAGCAGAGACCACACGATGAGGGGAATCAGCACCCTTTTGAGACGCCTGGCATAGAAAGCGCTCATTTCCATGGTGACGGGGAAGAGGAGCACGCCGGAGATCATAGCGAAGAGCGGGACGCAGGGACGGACGAGGCTGCCCCAGAAGACGGCTGATTTGAAGTTGAACGTGCCGTCAAAACTGCCTACGAACGGGTCGCAGCAGTGGGCCATGACAACGAGGAAACAGGCCAGGATGCGCAGGAAGTCAATCCATGCGATGTGGCTGCCGTGTGGGTTCAATGGTTGGTTGGTGCTCATGGAGGTGTGGTGGAAAGAAGCGCCGCAGCATTGCGGACATTCCCGGAAATATACCCTTTTCCCGGAAACGTTCTATCATAAAATGGGGAAAAGAAACAAAAGGTTCCCGGAAACAGGCATCCGGAAGCGGCGGAAGCAGGGGAAAAGAAAAAAGAGTGGAACAATGGCCAGGAAAGCCTGGACGGCCCGTTGGTTTTAAGGGTTTCCCCATCCAGCAGGCTCAAGGAGCGCCGCAGGACCTGCGGCACCCAGATGTTTTTCTTTCTTCCCGTTCCCGGACGTTTTCTCACGCCCCGGCCGTCTTGAAACTGCCGGGAGGCGGAATCAGGTTGCCGTAACGGTGGACAGTTTCGGAGACGGCCTGTTCCCGGAAGTAGCCCAGCAGTTCCAGGCGTCCATTGGCAAGCACCGAGCGGTCCAGGACTTCCACGTCACGGGCGCGGGCGGCGTTCGCCAGTGCCTCGGAGATGCCCGTTCCGCGCAGGAATTGCACGCCCTGGGCCGCCTCCGGCATCCGGTCGATGAGTTCGGCTTCCGTCTCCACCGTCAGGGTGGCGTAGTAGCCGTTCATTTTCTGAATCCAGGGATGGCCTTCCTCCGCACTCAGGTGCAGAGCCGCTCCGCATAGTTTTGCGCCCAGCAGCAGGATGGCGGCATCATCGTCAGACATGTTTTCCACACGGGCCAGTATTCCCTTCACGGGCACGTAACGGAATGTATTGTTTTCCCCGTAGATGCGGGAGGGGTCATGCTCCACGCCGAATTCCTCCATCCACCACTTGGCCTGGGAGCCCGCGGCGGAACGGATGCGCTTGGCGCAGTCCGGCAGTTCGGAGCACAGTTTTTCCACCAGCCCGGTAATGCGTTCCCCCGGCGTGCGCAGTTTCTGCGGGAGCGCTTTTTCCTCCCAGCTTCCCAGCATGGTAAGGTAGTTGGGGCCTCCGGCCTTGGCGCCGGGCCCCATGGAGGAGTGGTTCCACCCGCCGAACGGCTGGCGGCGCACGATGGCGCCGGTAATGACGCGGTTGATGTAGGCGTTGCCCACCTGCACCTTGCTCTTCCAGAGGGCGATTTCCCGTTCATCCAGGGACTGGAGGCCTCCGGTGAGGCCGAATTCGGAGTCGTTCTGGATGTCAATGGCTTCTTCCAGGTTTTCCGCGCGGATGATGCCCAGCACCGGCCCGAAGCATTCCGTCTGGTGGAACCAGCTTCCCGGCTTCACGCCCAGCCGGATGCCGGGCGACCACAGGCACGGGTTGTCTTCCGAGGGTTCCGGCTTGAGCAGCCATTCCTCCCCGGGCTCCAATTGCGTAAGCGCCCGGAGCAGGTTGCCTTCCGGCTCCTTGATGAGCGGGGTCACTACGGAGTTGACCTCCCAGGAGCCGCCCACCTTCAGGCTGGCGGCGGCATCCTTCAACTGGCGCAGAAAGGCCGGGTTGTCATAAACGGACGCTTCCACAATGGCCACGCTGGCGGCGGAGCATTTCTGCCCGGAGTGGCCGAAGGCGCTTTTTACCAGGTCTTTCACGGCCTGGTCCGGGTCCGCCGTGGCGGTAATGACCATGGCGTCTTTTCCGCTGGTTTCCGCCAGCACGCGCAGGTCCGGCCGCAGGCCGCGCAGCATCTTCCCGGTGCGGTAGGAGCCCGTCATGATTACGCCGTTCAGGCGCGGGTCCATCAGGAATTTGTGGGAGATTTCATTGCGCGGCATGGGCATGAACTGAAGCACGTTCCTGGGCACCCCGGCGCGCCAGAAGGCCTGGGCAATCTGCCAGGCCGTGTAAACGGCCAGCTCCGACGGCTTGAACACCACCGTGTTCCCCGCCATCAGCGCGGCAGCGATTCCCCCCGTGGGAATGGCGAAGGGAAAGTTCCAGGGCGACATCACGCAAACGGTGCCCAGCGGGGTCATTTCCACGCCGTCATTCATGCCGTCACGGTCCAGCCCTTCCGCGTAATAGCGGCAGAAGTCAATGGCCTCGCTCACTTCCACATCCGCCTCCGTGGGCGCCTTTCCGGCGTCCCGGACCATGGCCGCAATGGCCTCGCCGCGGATTCTGGACAATTCCTGCGCCGCCTGGTGCAGGATTTCAGCGCGCTCACTGACGCTTTTGGACGCCCAGGAGGAGCGGGCCTTGTCCGCCGTGTCCAGCGCGCGTTCAATCTGGTCAAAGTCCGCATACGCGAACTTGTAGGAAACTTCATTGTGGCGTGACGGGTCGCGCCCCACGCCCCACAGGTTGGTGGTGACTTCCTCCCCGTTAACGACCAGGGGGATTTCTTCTCCGGATTTTTCCTTTTCCGCGGCAATCAGGCCGTTGATCCATTCCGCATTCTGCCTGAGGGACCAGTCCGTATCGCGCTCATTGGAAAAGGCGTCCCGGTAATGCGTGGGCTGTACGGGGTCCGCGGCGCGGTTCTGCGTGCGGTTGGGGCCGTACTTCACCTCGTCCTTCTCCTGGCAGGCTTTTAAAAACCGCTTTTTCTGGGCTTCCCAGCTCCGGGAGCCCGGCGTCATGCCGAAGAGGTCATGCAGGAAGTTCTCCTCACTGGTGTTTTCATCCAGCCGCCGCACCAGGTACGCAATCGCGCTGTGGAAGTCTTCTTTCAGGACCACGGGAGCATACAGCAGCAGGCCGTCCGCCGCCTGGCGGATGACGCGCGCCTGGTGGTTGGCCATGCCTTCCAGCATTTCAAATTCCACGTAATCCCGCACGCCTTCCCGCTCACGCAGGAGCATGGCGTAGCAGAGGTCAAAGAGGTTGTGGGAGGCCACGCCGAACTGCACGTACCTGGCGTTCTCCGGCATGCAGCCGTAATGGAGCATTCTCTTGTAGTTGGCGTCCACTTGGGCCTTCGTGCCGTACGGGGCCTGCGCCCAGTCATGCATGGAGGCCTCCACCTTCTCCATCGCCAGGTTGGCGCCTTTCACCAGGCGTATCTTGATGCGCGCGCCGCCCTGCTCCACGCGTTCCTTCGCCCAGGCGCACAGCTTCATCTGTTCCTCCCAGGAATCCGGCAGATAGGCCTGAAGGACGATCCCGGCTTCCAGATGCATGAATTCCTCTTCCATCAGGGTGCGCTTGAACGCCTCCGCCGTCAGGTGGAGGTCCCGGTATTCCTCCATGTCCAGGTTCACGAACTTGGGCTTTTTGGAGCCGTCCGGCAGAGTCACCGCATTCGTAATGGCCGCCCGGTACAGGATGCGCAGGCGCTCCTGGATGAGCTTGACGGTTTCCTCAAAGGCCACCAGATGAATCTGGCTGAAAATGGCTGAAATCTTGACGGAGATGTATTCGCAGTCCTTGTCCCCCAGGCGGTCCACCACCTGCTGAAGGCGGTGGTGGGCCTCGCTCTCACCCAGAATGGCCTCGCCCAGCTGGTTGATGTTCATCCGGATTCCGGCCTTGCGCCTGCGCCGCAGGTGGGAATGCAGCTTCCCGTCCTCCGCCGGGAGAATGACGTTGGAGCTTTCCTTCCTCAGCTGGCTGGTGATCATGGGCATCACCACGCCCGGAAACTGTGCGGAAAGCCTGCCGCCCAGCTTCATGGCCAGGCGGTCCGTGGCGGACAGGTACCTGGGGATGCCATAGCCGTCCAGCAGGTACCGGAACAGCTCCGCGCCGCGGGCGGAGGCGGAGGGGCGGAAGACGCGGTCCGCCAGCGCCAGCGTAAACGCCTTGCCCGCCGGATCATTCATCATGCGCTCCATCTGCTCCGCCTGCTTCTTTTCCTTCCTGCGCATCCCGGCATTGGATTGTTTCAGAATGGATTCCGCCAGCTCCACGGCCTTGGCGGCCAATTGCTGGTCAGTCCACTTGTCACGGTTGGCCGCCGCCATCATGTCCGGGATGGATGAATCTGTCATAACGGTCCGAAGACTAGCCCCTGCCATGGGCAAAATCAAGCCAATTTGCCCGGTCCTTCCTGTGGAGCGGAGAATCAGGAAGAAAAAACGCACTCCTTGATTCCGTGGCGGGAGCCGGGGCCCCTTCCTGTCCGTTTCCGGGAGTTATGGAAAAACCGGTTCAATCATACCGGGCGGCGGCCAGGCGAGCCCTTCTCAGCTCCTCCCGGAGCTGGTGCGCACGCCTGCCGCAAACGCTGGAACGGTCCATGTCCCGCACTTCCTCCAGCACGGCAATGGCCCGGTTGAAGGCCTCCTCACTTTCCGCATTGTGGCCGTCCCGGTACAGGGATTCCTCCAGCCGGACCCAGAGAGGATGAACCATGGCCAGCAGGAGCAGCTGCCGTTCCTCCACGGCCAGGGAAGGATCAGCCGCCCTGCTCCGCCACGTTTCCAGGCATTTCCGGATGGCCGGGGCTTCACAGGCCCGGAAGGATTCACAGAGCAAATCAGCTGTTTCCCGGTTTTTCTCCAGCCGGAGGGCCGCCGCGCGGGCGTTCAGGAAGGCGGGAACTTTACAGTCCAGTTTTTCCAGGCGTTTCATGGTTCCCGGATAGTCCCGGAACCAGGCTTCCGCCGGGACCTGCTCCAGAACCCGGCAAATGGCGGCGGCTTCCTCCGCGGGGTCTCCGCCCTTCGGGATATCATTCACCACGGTGACGGGGCGTACGCGCTGCGCCTTTTCCGCCAGCTGGGCCATCCTTCCCGGGAGGGAGGCGGCATCCGCCCCTCCTTCCATTACATCAAACACGCGCCCCCTGGTATCCAGAAAAACCACCGTGGGGAGCACACGCACGCCATGCAGCGCCGCGCGGGACAGGCTGCCGCCCTCTTCCCAGTCCTTCAGGACGGGACGTTTGGGCACCGTGACAAACTGCACGTCACGCACCTTCCCCTCCAGCGCGCGGCGTTCTGCCGTTCCGGGGCGCAGCGCCTTCACCCAGCGGGCTTCCGCCGCTCCGGGCTCCGCGGAACCGTACACCACCAGCACAGGGGGCGGCGGCAAGGAAACCGCAGCGCAGGTGGAAGAGGCATCCTCCGTTTCCGCACGGCCCGGAACCGCCATCACCAGCGCCAGACAGGCGCACGCCATTACCGCTGCAGCCCTCATGAACGTAACCGGGCTTCAGGCACGCCGGATGGTGATGCGCTTGTAGCGGCCGTCACCTTCCTCCGACTCCGTGGCGATGCCTTCCATGGATTGGAGGGCATTGTGCACCAGGCGGCGGTGGTAGGCGTTCAGCGGCTGCATCTTCATGGGCTTGCCGCTTTCCTGCACACGCTCCGCCAGGGAGCGGGCCTTTTCCAGGAGGCGGGCCTCGTTGCGTTCCCGGTAATGGTCACAGTCCACCTTCACGCGGGGGGCCTCCTCCATCTTCCGCTGAATCATCCGGTTGACCAGGTACTGGAGGTCGTCCAGCCTGTCCCCGTCTCCGCCAATGATATACTGGCAATCCGGGGAGGAAATGTTCAGGCAAATAATGCCGTCCGTCTCCGTTATTTCAATATCCGCGGAAAAACCCAGTGAAGCCAGAAGGCTCTTCAAACTCTGTTCAGCTATTTCTTGCACCGTCATAACCTGTTAACAACTAATAAAAATGTTCCGTACCGGAAAGGCCTGTGCCGCGCAGCAGGAATGCCCCCTCCGGTAACCCCATTGACAAAAAAATCATAACCTATTTATTCCGCGCGTCTATGAAAATTTGTGGAAGCTCCGCCTCATTTACGTATGCAGGGGATTTTATCCATTCCCGTGTTCAGGAGAATACCAGCGCCGCTTTTGAGGACTCCCGCGGCTTCCACCTCCTCCGGTCCCTCCGGCTTTATTTCATCCTCCCCCTTCTTCAAACGGTACTTCCGCACCATGAGCCGGCTGCGGGATTCATCCGTATAACACCGGGACACCACGGCGCCGCCCTCCTCCACGGCAACGGTACCCAGTGAGGCGACGATGCACCCGACCTGCTTCAGCATGGGGGAGGCCGTAATGCAGCTCCGGTAATCTCCGGCATGAGCCTCACGAGAAATGCGGAACACGCGCAAATGAAAGGCCCCGGCTCCGGCCTCATGGGCCAGCACCAGCTCCGGCATGCCGTCCCCGTCCAGATCAGACAGCCGCAGAGCAGGGCCATCCCCCACCCTGGAGCCGGCAAATATCCCGACAATATGGGGCTGGTCCTCATCCTCTCCGCGGTAATTCATTTCCGCCACCAGATAGAGGGAATTTTCACCCGACCCATGTGCCTTGTCCACATACAGATGCACCCGGCTGACCAGCCCGGAAGGGGCATCCGGGTATTGCGGAAGAACAAGGCTCTCCACCGGCTCCAGATGCAGGACACGCGGCGGCTTGCCAAACGCCGCCTGAACCTCCACGGCCACATCCTGGTTGTTCCCGGCCTCCTGAGCCGCTCCCATCACAGGCAGGAACATGAGTCCAATGAAACACGCTTTATTCATGAAGCTCATTTTTTAGCATACTACTTCTTCAAGTCGAGTCCATTCCGGAGAATCGTACCCGGACTTCCGCAGTTGAAAACAATCCCTGCCGGAAAGAGCCGCAGCCGCGTAAAACCTGAAGAAACGCCGCAAGTCTTTGCGGCAGATAAAAAAGAAACCCGAGCGTAGAGAATAAGCCACAGGCAGGAACGCATGCCAATAAAAACAGGGATGATCCGCGCCTTCCGTTCCCCTCAACTTAAATCATTCCCTTCAAGCGTCTTTTCCGGATTCTCCATCATCTTTTCCGTACCGGACTGACAAAACCGGCCGGAACATCCCGCGGAAAAACAGAGTCCAAGCTTCAACCCATGTAAAAATTCAAACACATCAAGGGACAAGCCAATGAAAAAAAAGACCCAGCAAATGGAAGAACGCTACGCCCCCTTTCCGGATGGAACGGAAGCGGAACCCCACTATACAGATACTATTGACCCGGAGCTGATCAAGCCCACCCCCAAGCCTACGCCGCCCAACGCGGAACCCTCCGCCCCCGGCTCCATGAAGACGCCGGACAATACCACGGAAAAAATCAAGGACCTGGACACCATGCGCTCCAACGGCATGAACCAGCCCCTCACAAGCAACCTGGGAGTAAAAATAGCCGATGACCAAAACACACTTAAAGCCGGAAGCAGGGGCCCCTCTCTGCTTGAAGACTTCCACTTTCTGGAAAAAATGGCTCATTTTGACCAGGAGCGGATACCGGAACGCGTGGTTCACGCAAGAGGTTCCGGGGCACATGGCTATTTTCAGGTATACAAATCCCTTTCCAAGTACACCAAGGCGGGCTTTCTGCAGGATCCGGGAGAAAAGACTCCGGTCTTTGTGCGTTTTTCCAACGTGCAGGGCTTCAGAGGATCTCCGGATACGGTGAGGGACATCCGCGGCTTCGCCACCAAATTCTATACCAAGGAAGGCAACTATGACCTGGTGGGCAATGACACGCCCGTCTTCTTCATCCAGGACGCCATCAAATTCCCGGACTTCATCCATGCCGTGAAGCCGGAACCCCATAATGAAATGCCGCAGGGACAGACGGCCCACGATTCCTTCTGGGACTATGTTTCCCTCCAGCCGGAAACCCTGCACAACGTCATGTGGCTCATGTCCGACCGCGGCATCCCCCGGAGCTACCGTACCATTGAAGGCTTCGGCATCCACACGTACAAGCTGGTCAATGCGGAAGGAAAAAGCACCTTCGTCCGCTTCCACTGGAAGCCGGCATATGGCAAGAAATCCCTGATCTGGGATGAGGCCCAGGACCTTACCGGACGGGACCCGGACTTCCACCGCAAGGACCTCTGGCAATCCATTGAAGGCGGAGACTATCCGGAATTCGAGCTCGGCCTGCAGCTTATCCCGGAAGAGGACGTGGATAAATTCGACTTTGACATCCTGGATGCCACCAAGCTCATCCCGGAAGCGCTGGTCCCCGTGGAAATCGTCGGCAAGATGGTGCTGGACCGCAATCCGGACAACTTCTTCGCGGAAACGGAACAGGTCGCCTTCTGCCCCGCCAACATTGTACCGGGCATTGACTTTTCCGACGATCCGCTGCTCCAGGGCCGCATCTTTTCCTACAGCGACACCCAGCGGCACCGCCTGGGCGGAGCCAACTTTACGGAGATTCCCATCAACCGGCCCGTCTGCCCCTTCCACAACAACCAGCGGGACGGCTTCCACCGCATGCAGATAGACACCGCCCCGGCCAACTATGACCCCAACTCCATCGGGGACAACTGGCCGCGTGAAACGCCGCCGGAAGACGGCGGCTTTGCCACCAGTCCCCAGCCGGTAACGGGCATTAAAGAACGCCTCAGGAGCCCCTCCTTTGCGGAATACTATGCCCAGCCCCGCCTGTTCTGGATGAGCCAGACTCCCGTGGAGCAAAGGCACATCATTGACGCCTTCAGCTTTGAAGTAGGCAAGGTGACGCGCCCGTACATCCGGGAACGGGTGGTGGACCTGCTGACGCGCATTGATCCGGACCTGGCCGCCGGGGTAGCCAAGAACCTGGGCATCGAACTGACGAAGGAACAGCTTAACCGGGAACTTCCCAAGCCTGTATGCGGCCTGGAAAAAGACCCCACCCTGAGCCTGTACGCCAAGCCGGACGGCAACCTCAAAGGCATGCGCGTTTCCCTGCTGGTGGCGGACGGAGTGAATCTGAAGTCCGTGGATGAAATCTGCGACGCCCTGAACAAGGAGGGAGTGCATCCCCAGGTGCTCGCCCCCCACATGGGCTCCGTCAAAACGGAGGACGGGGAAGACCTCCACGTGGACGGAACCCTGTCCGGCAACCTGGCCGTGCTGTTTGACGCCGTCATCGTCCCGGAAGGAGCGAAGAGCATTCAGACGCTGATGATGAACGGAGACGCCAAATACCACCTGCGCCAGGCCTATCGGCACCTGAAGGCCATCGGCCTGCCCGGAGACGCCAGTGAAATGCAGGAAGCAGCGGACCTGCCCCAGGACATGGACGATCCCGGCCTGCTTACGCCGAAGGACACCAAGGCGCTGATGAAACCCTTCATCACGGCCATGAAACAGCACCGCGTCTGGGCCCGCGAACCCAAGGCGCTGGACTTCGGAGCCTGATTTCTTCCCATTCAGGCCCCGGTTCAGCCGCATGATTAAGCAAGGGCTGCCTCACCTTCTGGTGGGGCAGCCCTTTTTTATACCAATGGCGGGCAGTCCGCCCATGCTTCACGGGAATCAGGAGCGGAAAAACGGGGTACGGCATTCATGCTGTCTGAACGTTTTACGCATGATGATTTTTCTCCGGAACAGCCGTAATTTTTTTCCGGAACAGCCGTAATTTTTTTCCGAAGCAGTTTTCAACCTCATCTTTTTATCCTTTGAAAGTAAAAATATTACATCAAATTCACCACTGAATCCAACTTCAGCATCCGGAGTTGCTTTGACCGTTGGAGAAATCAATCCACAGGAAGAGAGCAAGCTTTCCCTGCAAGGACGATACGGAATTCA
This DNA window, taken from Akkermansia muciniphila, encodes the following:
- the katE gene encoding catalase HPII, giving the protein MKKKTQQMEERYAPFPDGTEAEPHYTDTIDPELIKPTPKPTPPNAEPSAPGSMKTPDNTTEKIKDLDTMRSNGMNQPLTSNLGVKIADDQNTLKAGSRGPSLLEDFHFLEKMAHFDQERIPERVVHARGSGAHGYFQVYKSLSKYTKAGFLQDPGEKTPVFVRFSNVQGFRGSPDTVRDIRGFATKFYTKEGNYDLVGNDTPVFFIQDAIKFPDFIHAVKPEPHNEMPQGQTAHDSFWDYVSLQPETLHNVMWLMSDRGIPRSYRTIEGFGIHTYKLVNAEGKSTFVRFHWKPAYGKKSLIWDEAQDLTGRDPDFHRKDLWQSIEGGDYPEFELGLQLIPEEDVDKFDFDILDATKLIPEALVPVEIVGKMVLDRNPDNFFAETEQVAFCPANIVPGIDFSDDPLLQGRIFSYSDTQRHRLGGANFTEIPINRPVCPFHNNQRDGFHRMQIDTAPANYDPNSIGDNWPRETPPEDGGFATSPQPVTGIKERLRSPSFAEYYAQPRLFWMSQTPVEQRHIIDAFSFEVGKVTRPYIRERVVDLLTRIDPDLAAGVAKNLGIELTKEQLNRELPKPVCGLEKDPTLSLYAKPDGNLKGMRVSLLVADGVNLKSVDEICDALNKEGVHPQVLAPHMGSVKTEDGEDLHVDGTLSGNLAVLFDAVIVPEGAKSIQTLMMNGDAKYHLRQAYRHLKAIGLPGDASEMQEAADLPQDMDDPGLLTPKDTKALMKPFITAMKQHRVWAREPKALDFGA